A window of Sphingobacterium sp. SRCM116780 contains these coding sequences:
- the pfkA gene encoding 6-phosphofructokinase: MVNIKKIGVFTSGGDAPGMNACIRAVVRTALYEKLSVTGIYQGYQGMLEGNFEEMTSRSVSNIIQLGGTILKTARCLEFKTKEGRAKAYENIKAAGIDALVAIGGDGTFTGADFFSKEYDIPVICIPGTIDNDLYGSDFTLGYDTATNTVRDAIDKIRDTAASHERLFFIEVMGRDSGCIALNAGIAGGAEAILLPEKETAIDELIDHLTAADGSGKKSSSIVIVAEGDHNGGAYNVAKKVKEKFDYYDTKVSILGHLQRGGSPTSFDRVLASRLGYAAVKELLKGSNRLTVGVRGNEVVTTPLEEALNKKEFKLSPDMLELVQVLAI; the protein is encoded by the coding sequence GTGGTAAATATTAAAAAAATCGGAGTTTTTACATCAGGCGGAGATGCCCCAGGCATGAATGCGTGCATAAGAGCAGTGGTCCGGACAGCATTATATGAAAAATTAAGTGTTACAGGAATCTATCAAGGTTACCAAGGTATGCTGGAAGGTAATTTTGAAGAAATGACATCACGTTCTGTAAGTAATATTATTCAATTAGGTGGAACGATCTTAAAAACGGCAAGATGTCTTGAATTTAAAACAAAAGAAGGTCGTGCAAAAGCTTATGAAAATATCAAAGCAGCAGGTATTGATGCCTTAGTTGCTATTGGTGGAGATGGTACCTTTACAGGTGCAGATTTTTTTTCAAAAGAGTATGATATACCAGTAATCTGTATTCCAGGTACAATTGACAATGATTTATATGGATCAGATTTTACATTAGGTTATGATACAGCGACTAATACAGTAAGAGATGCGATAGACAAGATTCGAGATACTGCCGCTTCTCATGAACGTCTTTTCTTTATTGAAGTTATGGGCCGTGATTCTGGTTGTATTGCATTAAACGCAGGCATTGCTGGAGGTGCTGAAGCTATTTTATTGCCAGAAAAGGAAACTGCAATTGATGAATTGATTGATCATTTAACAGCTGCAGATGGTAGTGGTAAAAAATCATCTTCTATCGTGATCGTTGCTGAAGGTGACCACAATGGAGGTGCTTATAATGTAGCAAAAAAAGTCAAAGAAAAATTTGATTATTATGACACAAAAGTTAGTATCTTAGGACACCTACAACGAGGAGGATCTCCAACGAGCTTTGATCGTGTATTAGCGAGTCGTTTAGGGTATGCTGCCGTAAAAGAATTATTAAAGGGAAGCAATCGGTTAACTGTAGGTGTCAGAGGGAATGAGGTTGTTACAACTCCGTTAGAGGAAGCATTAAATAAAAAGGAATTTAAGTTAAGTCCTGATATGTTAGAACTTGTTCAAGTTTTAGCTATCTAA